Part of the Azoarcus sp. KH32C genome, TCTCCAACGCCGGGTTTCACACAGCGAGGTAATCGCATTGAATCGCCCCGGGTTTCGCGGAGGCTCCAACTCTTGAGAAGATGGAGCCATGAAGAAGACGAAGTTCTCCCCCGAAGTGCGCGAGCGGGCCGTGCGCATGGTGTTCGAGCAGCGCGACCAGCATGGATCACAGTGGGCGGCGATCGAATCGATCGCGGCCAAGATCGGTTGCAGCGCGCAGACGCTGTCGAACTGGGTGCGCCGGTACGAGCGGGACACCGGGCAGCGTGATGGGGTCAGCACTGCAGAGGCGGCCCGCATCAAGGAGCTCGAGCGCGAGGTCCGCGAGCTGAAGAAGGCCAACGAGATTCTGCGCCTTGCCAGCGCGTATTTCGCGCAGGCGGAGCTCGACCGCCGCAACAAGTGATGAACAGTTTCATCGACACGCACCGCGAGCGCTTCGGGGTCGAGCCGATCTGCAGGGTGCTGCAGGTTGCCCCGTCGGCCTATCGTCGCGCGGTAGCCCGTCGGCGTGATCCCGCCTTGCGCTGTCTGCGAGCCCGTCGCGACGAGGTGCTGGAGGGGCACATCGAGCGGATCTGGGAGGCAAATCTGCAGGTGTATGGAGCGCGCAAGGTATGGCGGCAGTTGCAGCGGGAAGGCGTCGAGGTCGCCCGCTGCACGGTTGAACGGCTGATGCGTGCCCAGGGTTTGCGCGGTGCAATGCGCGGAAAGGCGCTGCGGACCACCCGCCCGGATTCGATTGCGCCGTGTCCGCTCGATCGCGTCAATCGCCAGTTCGTCGCCCAGCGCCCAAACCAATTGTGGGTGTCCGACTTTACGTATGTCTCGACCTGGCAGGGGTTCGTGTACGTCGCCTTTGTGGTCGACGTCTTCGCCCGCTACATCGTGGGTTGGCGCGTCAGTCGATCCATGCAGACCGAGTTCGTCCTCGACGCCCTGGAGCAGGCCCTGTGGGCTCGTCAGCCTGAACGTAATGCCTTGGTCCATCACAGCGATCGCGGTTCCCAGTACGTCTCGATCCGATACAGCGAACGTTTGGCAGAAGCGGGCATCGAGCCGTCGGTCGGCAGCCGTGGTGATAGCTACGACAATGCCCTGGCCGAAACCATCAACGGCCTGTACAAGGCCGAAGTCATCCACCGGCGAGGGCCTTGGAAGAGCGTTGAAGCGGTCGAGTTGGCCACCCTCGAATGGGTCTCATGGTTCAACCATCACCGCTTGCTTGAGCCGATCGGGTACATTCCTCCCGCCGAAGCCGAGGCAAACTACTACCGCAACCTCAGCGAGCAGGCGGTCGCCGCCTGACTCAAACAAAACGGCCTCCGCGAAACCCGGGGCGATTCACATCTTGGCAACTCGGCGGCCTATGCAGTACGAATGGCACCCCCCGCTGCTCCTGCAACACCACCGGCAACTGAAAGCTGGTCGTTACGGGGGCCACAAAGGTCGGCCACCCACGCGCCCAACGCTCAAAATCCGCCGCTCAGCCTAACAGCTCAAGGACAGTAGGTCTGCCGAAGCCGCAATACCGACGGCGATACGTGCGCCGTAGTGATATACGTCATATCTCTGCGGACTGCTTGCATAGAAATGATCGTTTGGGAGGCTCGGTCGCCGGAAATGGAATTTTGACATCAAGCGCCTCAGCAACGCGTCGAACTGCTCCATTGACCTTCAGTACGCGCAGTTCATTGAGATGTTTCTCCATCTCCAAGTAGCCTAGTCGCCCCAGTGTCCACCCAACGGGAATGGGGTATGCAGCTTCTCCCACATCAAATTTGATACATTCGCCCCCGAGCGTCCCGACAGTTGTCACCAGTCGTCGTTTTGCAATTTCTGCGCGGCGATGACGAACCTGTTCGAAGGTTGAAATCGATTGCAACGCCCCGAAAATTCCGCTGTTATGTTTCCGATTAACAAGCACTGCCGAGTCGTTGTTCGGCTTATTTGATACTACGAGTAGGATCAGCTTTATCTTTCCTCGCAGTTCCTTATGAGTACGAACTAACCGGTCGATCATTTTTACGTAATCGTCCATAGTTTCTGCAGCGCTGTTGTCGTAATAGCCTCCATCAACAGCCATCGACGCTTCGCTCTTATCGTGCGGTATTTCGGCCGGGTTACTAATTCCGGGAAAACGGGCACTGTGATACGCGGCATTCAGAAGCGAAATGCGTTCCGACGAATCAAGCATATCAAGCGCACCGTTTTTCTCCGACTCCTCGGAAAGTCTTGCGGAGGACGCAACTAACGGTCGGCCCGACTGTGCATCGGTACTACCCAAAATAAGCAACGGACCGTCGACAGTTGAGAATTTAGCTAGATCCTCGGTTAACCATCTTGCGGTTCCAGCGGGGGTACTTGCCAACACCGCCTCTTCGAACCTATCGGGCTTCGAAAAATTAGTTAAGCCTAGTTTGTCGATCAACCACTGAGACAACCATCCCCCTGTGGCAGGTCCTACAAGATCAGTGGACATCGAAAGAGGGCCTTGCTGATTGTTGCTTAAGCACGCATCACGATTATTGAGAAGGTCGCATGGATCCGTACTTGTTCGCTGGAAACCCTCCACAGCGGATATGAATGAGGCAGCACCGAGACTAGCCCCCGAAATACTGGATACCGCGTAGAGATGCGAATAGAACGAAGGCAGGATGTCATACAACGACTCGAGCACGTTGTAGGTCCAGTATGCTGCTCGTACACCACCCCCCTCCGCAATAACCAACACTACAGGATATGGATTTTCAACTGTACCGCTGGAAATTCGACGCGCAATCCATCGCAGGAAATGCGTTTCCGCGCTCGGTCGCTCAAATGTAATGGCTGGAGCAGGAGTTGAATGGGTAACCGAAAAGTAGCTACTGGCAAACGCAACCATGACCGTAGCGAATACAATGCCACGAAATATCTTTCCCGAGGCCGCCCGAACAGCTGCCATTAGAACCAGAAGCCATCCCATAATCGGCAAAAATAACGCCAGGGCAGCCATCAGTACATTCGCCCTTCCAACAGCAACTTGTACTCCCGTCAACACCACGATCCACATCATTAGGAAAGCAGCAGCTATTAACCAAGGGGGTATCCGATTAAGCCAGCCGGCAGGGGCTAAGGCAGACAAAATGAGGAAGATGACGCTAAAAGCAGTTAGAACTGAGAAGGCGGTTTCTCGACTCTTGCGAAGACGGAAAACAAACGCCCCCATTGTCAGGGCGAGCAGCAGAATAATTTCCAAGGTCAGAGTATCGAGATATTGGCCGAAAAATCCCCCATAGGAAGGTAGATCGTGAGCTAAGAATGGTGCAGTGGGAATGGCGCTCATTCCGACAAAGCTTGAAAGCATCCAAACACAAGGATCGAGCCGCCATGCGACAACCATCATGGACAAGGCCCCGCCCACCGTGATCAATATCAGGTCGAATTGAGTTATGTCCAGATAGAAAGCTCGGACGAGTTCCTGCGCTTGGCCAATTTCAAGATAAAGTAAGATATTTAGCGACCACGGCAAGGCCCAAATCGGCCAAGAGTTGCAGAAACGGCTAATAATCCGTCTCGATGAACGCCGCAATCTGCTCCCACAGCTGTTTTTCCCGAGTAAAAGGGCAGTCGACGGAATCGGATTTTGTGGCTTTAGAAGAGTCATGAATTTTTTGGGATTGAGATAAATCGCCTTGAGACCAACTGATCTCTAAGCATCCTCGGATTCGGTTCATTCGAACTGACAACGAATCGCGAGAACGGGCTTCAGAGGCTTAATTGAGCCATCATCGTGCTTCCGCCATGGCGCAACCATCAGATATTTTGACGTAACTCTCAAATGAATCCGTCGGCCGACGACGTTCTCGACAGCAGGGAACCCAAGTCCGGCTGTTGCTGTCGGTGCGGTTGGCTCCTGCGAACAGCCGGTGGAGTACAGGTGCTGACATTGCCGGGTTAAATAAGTTTGTTGTAACAGCAGGGAAAAACGGTGCTCGCCCCCTTTGTAGCCCTTCAAGCCCTGACGGCTTGAAGGGCCGATGACAAAAGCAGCTGACGTACTAAACCACTGCTCGTTTGCGAGTGCTCTGCCTTAGTAGACCTCGGAGGGTGGGCGATTCATACGTAAGACGATTAGCCGTCGCAAACAGAAAGCAAATTCGACTGAACTGCTGACGAAAAAATCGAACTAATGCCCCTCGCCTTAGTCCCTAAAATCTCAACTCTAAATCTCGCCCGAGTTAGGGCAACATATACTCGCTGATGGGAGGTGTAGCTCAAGAAACTTTGGCTATCGTCATAGGTCGGCCCACCCTTTGGCGGAACCCGACCGCCATCCACTCCAACCAATATCGCCGCGGCGAATTCAAGACCACCGACAAACTCAGGAGCTGTTAGAACGAATCTACCTGACTGTTTCGCTCGATTGACCGCTTCGAGATCCCCCCGGCTCTTTATTACTTCCACAGGTTTATTCCCCGCCCTTGCCCGGTCCTGCAATTCCTTGAAGATATCATCACCAAATGCGATAACTACGACGTCCGCCTTTGTTACCTCCATGTCTCTCGCAAGCGCATCAGCTCGCATAAACGTATCCGCAAGCATTGTCTCGTCCGAGCTGTATTGGCGCAGCACTGGCTCCGCAGTCTTTCGTTCCT contains:
- a CDS encoding IS3 family transposase (programmed frameshift), which encodes MKKTKFSPEVRERAVRMVFEQRDQHGSQWAAIESIAAKIGCSAQTLSNWVRRYERDTGQRDGVSTAEAARIKELEREVRELKKANEILRLASAYFAPGGARPPQQVMNSFIDTHRERFGVEPICRVLQVAPSAYRRAVARRRDPALRCLRARRDEVLEGHIERIWEANLQVYGARKVWRQLQREGVEVARCTVERLMRAQGLRGAMRGKALRTTRPDSIAPCPLDRVNRQFVAQRPNQLWVSDFTYVSTWQGFVYVAFVVDVFARYIVGWRVSRSMQTEFVLDALEQALWARQPERNALVHHSDRGSQYVSIRYSERLAEAGIEPSVGSRGDSYDNALAETINGLYKAEVIHRRGPWKSVEAVELATLEWVSWFNHHRLLEPIGYIPPAEAEANYYRNLSEQAVAA
- a CDS encoding patatin-like phospholipase family protein — encoded protein: MPWSLNILLYLEIGQAQELVRAFYLDITQFDLILITVGGALSMMVVAWRLDPCVWMLSSFVGMSAIPTAPFLAHDLPSYGGFFGQYLDTLTLEIILLLALTMGAFVFRLRKSRETAFSVLTAFSVIFLILSALAPAGWLNRIPPWLIAAAFLMMWIVVLTGVQVAVGRANVLMAALALFLPIMGWLLVLMAAVRAASGKIFRGIVFATVMVAFASSYFSVTHSTPAPAITFERPSAETHFLRWIARRISSGTVENPYPVVLVIAEGGGVRAAYWTYNVLESLYDILPSFYSHLYAVSSISGASLGAASFISAVEGFQRTSTDPCDLLNNRDACLSNNQQGPLSMSTDLVGPATGGWLSQWLIDKLGLTNFSKPDRFEEAVLASTPAGTARWLTEDLAKFSTVDGPLLILGSTDAQSGRPLVASSARLSEESEKNGALDMLDSSERISLLNAAYHSARFPGISNPAEIPHDKSEASMAVDGGYYDNSAAETMDDYVKMIDRLVRTHKELRGKIKLILLVVSNKPNNDSAVLVNRKHNSGIFGALQSISTFEQVRHRRAEIAKRRLVTTVGTLGGECIKFDVGEAAYPIPVGWTLGRLGYLEMEKHLNELRVLKVNGAVRRVAEALDVKIPFPATEPPKRSFLCKQSAEI